From one Triticum urartu cultivar G1812 chromosome 3, Tu2.1, whole genome shotgun sequence genomic stretch:
- the LOC125549085 gene encoding uncharacterized protein LOC125549085 translates to MARQVSKKDLEVVLTQAMMAAKNVRAQRERLLELHRRLQRHKAAAPAPADADADARLGELGSDVIKVYYLGLEAGAKMLGSCVEIAVENSAIAAINIAFALMPDEQLYDALLAQRLPPRPTTQAHAFARLEAALLAVKMLEEHHLPRCVECLVGGQAPVPGKPAPDAASADADRPDATAKKSSKPRQDVHKALDYLRRANKITNLAAKHIDHAVTVLSRYADAEEVARLTELADKHAYLGVEISQPTTSADPSTD, encoded by the exons ATGGCGAGGCAGGTGAGCAAGAAGGACCTGGAGGTGGTCCTGACGCAGGCCATGATGGCCGCCAAGAACGTGCGGGCGCAGCGCGAGCGCCTCCTGGAGCTCCACCGCCGCCTGCAGCGCCACAAGGcggccgcccccgcccccgccgacgccgacgccgacgccaGGCTCGGGGAGCTCGGCTCGGACGTCATCAAGGTCTACTACCTCGGCCTGGAGGCCGGCGCCAAGATGCTCGGGAGCTGCGTCGAGATCGCCGTGGAGAACAGCGCCATCGCCGCCATCAACATTGCCTTCGCGCTCATGCCCGACGAGCAGCTCTACGACGCGCTGCTCGCGCAGCGGCTCCCGCCCCGCCCCACCACCCAGGCCCACGCCTTCGCCCGCCTCGAGGCCGCCCTCCTCGCCGTCAAGATGCTCGAGGAGCACCACCTCCCGCGCTGCGTCGAGTGCCTCGTCGGCGGCCAGGCCCCCGTCCCCGGCAAGCCCGCGCCTGATGCCGCCTCCGCCGACGCCGACCGCCCGGACGCCACCGCCAAGAAGAGCAGCAAGCCCCGTCAAGACGTGCACAAGGCGCTCGACTACCTGCGCCGCGCAAACAAGATCACCAACCTCGCCGCGAAGCACATCGACCACGCCGTCACCGTCCTCTCCCGCTACGCCGACGCCGAGGAGGTCGCCCGCCTCACCGAGTTGGCCGACAAGCACGCCTACCTCGGAGTTGAG ATTAGCCAGCCCACTACCTCAGCTGACCCATCAACAGATTAG